The following proteins come from a genomic window of Populus alba chromosome 12, ASM523922v2, whole genome shotgun sequence:
- the LOC118046678 gene encoding receptor-like protein 9DC3: MKFSLSLTQFLCSILFLFHFHTTISSSFSSNYSSSNHLCAHHQSLSLLQFKQSFPIHSSASSKHYCQYPFPKTESWKDGTDCCLWDGVNCDMKTGQVTGLNLSCSMLYGTLHSNNSLFSLHHLQKLDLSFNDFNSSHISSRFGQFSNLTHLNLNSSNFAGQVPLEVSHLSKLISLDLSRNTDLSVEPISFDKLVRNLTKLRELDLSSVNMSLVNFSGQIPSSFGNLVQLRYLDLSSNNFMGQIPDSFANLTLLAHLDLSNNQLNGMIPSFLFALPSLWNLDLHNNQFIGNIGEFQHNSLQYLDLSKNSLHGPIPSSIFNQENLAVLILASNNKLTWEVPSSICKLKFLQVLDLSNNGLGGSAPQCLGSFSNRLSILHLGMNNLRGTIPSTFSGGSNLLYLDLSGNELEGKIPFSIVNCTQLEFLNLGNNKIEDKFPYFLEMLPELKILVLKSNKLQGFMKGPTTFNSFSKLRILDVSENNLRGSLPEDLFYSLEDMMSLVNDMISKTTRNYPRYTYSIKMTWKGFEIEFVKIQSSLRVVDLSSNSFTGEIPEPIGKLQALQQLNLSHNFLTGHIQSSLRFLTNLESLDMSSNMLTGRIPVQLTDLAFLEVLNVSQNKLEGRIPRGRQFSTFDPSSFQGNLGLCGIPLPTKCNNGVVPPLSPSNFNEGDGFGWKAVAMGYGCGFVFGVTMGYIVFRTRRPAWFHRMVERQWNLKAGRTKKNARMYGARRN, encoded by the coding sequence ATGAAGTTTTCATTATCCCTCACTCAATTTCtctgttccattttgtttctcttccattttcatacaacaatttcatcatcattctCCTCAAATTACTCCTCTTCTAATCATTTGTGTGCTCATCACCAAAGTCTTTCTCTGCTTCAATTCAAACAATCCTTTCCTATTCATAGTTCTGCTTCTTCGAAGCACTATTGTCAATATCCCTTTCCAAAAACAGAGTCATGGAAAGACGGTACAGATTGCTGCTTGTGGGATGGGGTCAATTGTGATATGAAAACCGGGCAAGTCACTGGACTGAACCTCTCTTGCAGCATGCTTTATGGCACCCTCCATTCCAAtaattctctcttctctcttcatcATCTTCAGAAGCTTGATCTCTCTTTCAATGATTTCAACTCCTCCCATATTTCTTCTCGGTTTGGCCAGTTTTCCAATCTGACACATCTTAATctaaattcttctaatttcGCAGGCCAAGTTCCATTAGAAGTCTCCCATCTCTCCAAATTGATTTCTCTTGATCTCTCTAGAAACACCGATCTAAGTGTAGAAccaatttcttttgacaagcTTGTTCGAAACCTAACCAAGCTTAGAGAGCTCGATTTGAGTTCTGTAAATATGTCTTTGGTCAATTTTAGTGGTCAGATCCCATCTTCATTTGGAAACCTTGTGCAGCTTCGTTACTTGGATCTCAGTTCCAATAATTTTATGGGTCAGATTCCAGATTCTTTCGCTAACCTAACCCTGCTCGCACATTTAGATTTATCAAACAATCAACTCAATGGGATGATACCATCCTTTTTATTTGCTCTCCCTTCTTTATGGAATTTGGACCTTCATAATAATCAATTCATAGGCAATATAGGTGAATTCCAACACAATTCATTGCAATACCTTGATTTGAGCAAAAACTCCTTGCATGGTCCAATCCCaagttcaattttcaatcaagagAACTTGGCAGTTCTTATTCTTGCATCCAACAATAAATTGACATGGGAGGTTCCTTCTTCAATTTGCAAGTTAAAATTCCTTCAAGTCCTGGACCTTTCCAACAATGGCTTGGGTGGTTCTGCACCACAATGTTTGGGAAGCTTCAGCAACAGACTCTCAATTTTGCATCTAGGCATGAACAATCTCCGAGGCACTATTCCATCAACATTTTCAGGGGGAAGTAACTTGCTATATCTCGACCTCAGTGGCAATGAATTAGAAGGGAAAATACCGTTCTCTATTGTCAACTGCACACAGCTGGAGTTTCTTAATCTTGGTAACAATAAGATTGAGGATAAATTCCCCTATTTCCTTGAAATGCTTCCGGAGCTAAAGATTCTTGTTCTAAAATCCAATAAACTCCAAGGTTTTATGAAGGGTCCGACTACTTTTAATTCCTTCTCCAAATTACGTATTCTTGACGTGtctgaaaataatttgagaggatcatTACCAGAAGATCTTTTCTATAGTCTTGAAGATATGATGAGTCTCGTTAATGATATGATTTCCAAGACGACAAGAAATTACCCTAGGTACACCTATTCAATAAAAATGACATGGAAAGGGTTTGAAATTGAGTTTGTGAAAATCCAAAGTTCCCTCAGAGTAGTTGATTTATCAAGTAACAGTTTCACCGGTGAGATTCCAGAACCAATTGGAAAGCTTCAAGCACTTCAACAGCTTAACCTCTCTCACAATTTCCTTACGGGCCATATCCAATCATCATTACGGTTTTTAACCAATCTAGAGTCATTAGATATGTCTTCAAATATGCTTACGGGAAGGATTCCTGTGCAGTTGACAGATCTAGCATTTCTTGAAGTCTTAAACGTTTCACAAAACAAACTGGAGGGGCGCATACCTAGGGGGCGTCAGTTCAGCACATTTGATCCAAGCTCATTTCAAGGAAACTTGGGTTTATGTGGAATTCCACTGCCAACAAAATGCAACAATGGCGTGGTACCACCATTATcgccatcaaactttaatgaAGGAGATGGGTTTGGATGGAAAGCTGTGGCAATGGGGTATGGATGTGGGTTTGTATTTGGAGTCACAATGGGTTATATTGTGTTTAGAACAAGACGACCTGCATGGTTTCATAGGATGGTTGAACGTCAGTGGAATCTGAAGGcaggaagaacaaagaagaatgcTCGCATGTATGGtgcaagaagaaattaa